A genomic stretch from Bradyrhizobium quebecense includes:
- a CDS encoding tetratricopeptide repeat protein, with translation MRERIVRAIDRDADEQTLRDTLRQQPDNVDAAIPLARALLGRRSPDDALEVLDALLLVVPGDLRALNAKGVVLDHEGRHREAQALYRQALETAPANAMLRNNLKLSLALESKTESGNTDPRPLTDGRQALARSR, from the coding sequence ATGCGTGAGCGCATTGTTCGCGCCATCGATCGGGATGCTGACGAGCAGACTTTACGCGACACGTTGAGGCAACAACCGGACAACGTCGATGCGGCGATTCCTCTTGCTCGGGCCCTGCTGGGACGCAGATCCCCAGATGATGCGCTTGAGGTGCTCGACGCGCTCTTACTGGTCGTACCTGGCGACCTGCGCGCGCTGAATGCCAAGGGTGTTGTGCTCGACCACGAGGGCCGCCATCGCGAGGCACAAGCGCTATACCGCCAAGCTCTTGAAACAGCTCCCGCAAATGCGATGTTGCGTAACAACCTCAAACTCTCGCTCGCACTTGAAAGCAAGACGGAGAGCGGGAACACAGACCCACGGCCGCTAACGGACGGCCGGCAGGCGTTGGCCCGCTCGAGATGA